In one Acipenser ruthenus chromosome 10, fAciRut3.2 maternal haplotype, whole genome shotgun sequence genomic region, the following are encoded:
- the LOC117403066 gene encoding ETS translocation variant 5-like isoform X4 translates to MDGFYDQQVPFMVPTSCPAEESSSRQANDRKRKFLDTELAHDSEELFQDLSQLQEIWIAEAQVPDDEQYVPDFQSDNLMFHGPPLTKIKREFHSPSSELSSCSREQSLGAPYRERCLYSYSSAYDRKPPTGFKTLTPPSTPVSPCSSSHTPGTHPLHGQTPPPVTAHNPLQEQTPPPAHSQRTHPLHTQTLPFAVPHPPLTHTEGQYGSEHRFQRQMSEPCLPCPPYPPQTHSTVSRDCRPPYHRQMSEPLVPAPPQGFKQEMSDPRYAEQGVPAMGPPQPAFQHPMNIKQEPRDYCFDSEVPNCQSSFRRGNFYNNHDTGFSYDSNPRLYYDDACVVPERLEGKVKQEPAVYREGPPYQRRGSLQLWQFLVTLLDDPTNGHFIAWTGRGMEFKLIEPEEVARRWGIQKNRPAMNYDKLSRSLRYYYEKGIMQKVAGERYVYKFVCDPEALFSMAFPDNQRPALKPDPDCPQPEEDTLPLTHYEEGAPYLLEADQCVGGGLPYEGYVY, encoded by the exons ATGGACGGATTTTATGACCAACAAGTCCCCTTCATGGTTCCTACGAGT TGTCCAGCCGAAGAGTCCAGCAGCAGACAGGCAAATGACAGAAAGCGGAAGTTTCTAGACACGGAGTTAGCCCATGACTCTGAAG aGTTGTTCCAGGACCTCAGTCAGCTGCAGGAGATCTGGATTGCTGAAG CTCAGGTTCCTGATGACGAGCAGTATGTCCCAGATTTCCAGTCTGATAACT TGATGTTCCATGGCCCCCCCCTCACTAAGATCAAGCGTGAGTTCCACAGCCCCTCCTCCGAGCTCTCCTCCTGCAGTCGTGAGCAGAGCCTTGGTGCTCCCTACAGGGAGAGGTGCCTTTACAGCTACAG cagTGCCTATGACAGGAAGCCCCCCACTGGGTTTAAGACGCTAACTCCACCCTCGACTCCAGTGTCACCATGCAGCTCCAGCCACACTCCAGGGACACACCCCCTCCACGGACAGACTCCGCCCCCAGTCACTGCACACAATCCTCTGCAAGAACAGACTCCGCCTCCAGCTCACTCCCAGAGGACACACCCACTGCACACTCAGACCCTGCCCTTCGCAGTGCCCCATCCACCTCTGACACACACTGAGGGGCAGTATGGCTCCGAGCACAG gTTTCAAAGACAGATGTCCGAGCCCTGCTTGCCTTGCCCCCCCTACCCACCCCAGACCCACAGCACAGTGTCCCGGGACTGCAGGCCCCCCTATCATCGCCAGATGTCCGAGCCCCTGGTACCCGCGCCTCCTCAGGGCTTCAAACAGGAGATGTCTGACCCTCGCTATGCTGAGCAGGGGGTGCCTGCCATGGGGCCCCCCCAGCCAGCCTTCCAGCACCCCATGAACATCAAGCAGGAGCCCCGAGACTACTGCTTCGACTCCG AAGTGCCTAACTGCCAGTCCTCGTTCAGGAGAGGGAATTTCTACAACAACCACGACA CAGGTTTCTCTTATGACAGTAACCCCCGCCTCTACTACGATGATGCCTGTGTTGTACCAGAGAGACTCGAGG GCAAGGTGAAGCAGGAGCCGGCTGTCTACCGCGAGGGGCCCCCCTATCAGCGGCGTGGCTCCCTGCAGCTCTGGCAGTTCCTGGTCACGCTGCTGGATGACCCCACCAACGGTCACTTCATCGCCTGGACTGGCCGCGGCATGGAGTTCAAACTCATCGAGCCCGAAGAG gtGGCTCGTCGTTGGGGGATCCAGAAGAACCGTCCAGCGATGAACTATGACAAGCTGAGCCGTTCTCTGCGCTACTACTACGAGAAGGGCATCATGCAGAAG GTGGCTGGCGAGCGGTACGTCTACAAgtttgtgtgtgaccctgaggctCTCTTCTCCATGGCCTTCCCTGATAACCAGAGGCCCGCTCTGAAGCCGGACCCAGATTGCCCCCAGCCTGAGGAAGACACGCTGCCCCTCACACACTATGAGGAGGGCGCCCCCTACCTGCTGGAGGCTGACCAGTGTGTGGGTGGGGGCCTGCCGTATGAGGGTTATGTATACTGA
- the LOC117403066 gene encoding ETS translocation variant 5-like isoform X5 has translation MDGFYDQQVPFMVPTSCPAEESSSRQANDRKRKFLDTELAHDSEELFQDLSQLQEIWIAEAQVPDDEQYVPDFQSDNLMFHGPPLTKIKREFHSPSSELSSCSREQSLGAPYRERCLYSYSAYDRKPPTGFKTLTPPSTPVSPCSSSHTPGTHPLHGQTPPPVTAHNPLQEQTPPPAHSQRTHPLHTQTLPFAVPHPPLTHTEGQYGSEHRFQRQMSEPCLPCPPYPPQTHSTVSRDCRPPYHRQMSEPLVPAPPQGFKQEMSDPRYAEQGVPAMGPPQPAFQHPMNIKQEPRDYCFDSEVPNCQSSFRRGNFYNNHDTGFSYDSNPRLYYDDACVVPERLEGKVKQEPAVYREGPPYQRRGSLQLWQFLVTLLDDPTNGHFIAWTGRGMEFKLIEPEEVARRWGIQKNRPAMNYDKLSRSLRYYYEKGIMQKVAGERYVYKFVCDPEALFSMAFPDNQRPALKPDPDCPQPEEDTLPLTHYEEGAPYLLEADQCVGGGLPYEGYVY, from the exons ATGGACGGATTTTATGACCAACAAGTCCCCTTCATGGTTCCTACGAGT TGTCCAGCCGAAGAGTCCAGCAGCAGACAGGCAAATGACAGAAAGCGGAAGTTTCTAGACACGGAGTTAGCCCATGACTCTGAAG aGTTGTTCCAGGACCTCAGTCAGCTGCAGGAGATCTGGATTGCTGAAG CTCAGGTTCCTGATGACGAGCAGTATGTCCCAGATTTCCAGTCTGATAACT TGATGTTCCATGGCCCCCCCCTCACTAAGATCAAGCGTGAGTTCCACAGCCCCTCCTCCGAGCTCTCCTCCTGCAGTCGTGAGCAGAGCCTTGGTGCTCCCTACAGGGAGAGGTGCCTTTACAGCTACAG TGCCTATGACAGGAAGCCCCCCACTGGGTTTAAGACGCTAACTCCACCCTCGACTCCAGTGTCACCATGCAGCTCCAGCCACACTCCAGGGACACACCCCCTCCACGGACAGACTCCGCCCCCAGTCACTGCACACAATCCTCTGCAAGAACAGACTCCGCCTCCAGCTCACTCCCAGAGGACACACCCACTGCACACTCAGACCCTGCCCTTCGCAGTGCCCCATCCACCTCTGACACACACTGAGGGGCAGTATGGCTCCGAGCACAG gTTTCAAAGACAGATGTCCGAGCCCTGCTTGCCTTGCCCCCCCTACCCACCCCAGACCCACAGCACAGTGTCCCGGGACTGCAGGCCCCCCTATCATCGCCAGATGTCCGAGCCCCTGGTACCCGCGCCTCCTCAGGGCTTCAAACAGGAGATGTCTGACCCTCGCTATGCTGAGCAGGGGGTGCCTGCCATGGGGCCCCCCCAGCCAGCCTTCCAGCACCCCATGAACATCAAGCAGGAGCCCCGAGACTACTGCTTCGACTCCG AAGTGCCTAACTGCCAGTCCTCGTTCAGGAGAGGGAATTTCTACAACAACCACGACA CAGGTTTCTCTTATGACAGTAACCCCCGCCTCTACTACGATGATGCCTGTGTTGTACCAGAGAGACTCGAGG GCAAGGTGAAGCAGGAGCCGGCTGTCTACCGCGAGGGGCCCCCCTATCAGCGGCGTGGCTCCCTGCAGCTCTGGCAGTTCCTGGTCACGCTGCTGGATGACCCCACCAACGGTCACTTCATCGCCTGGACTGGCCGCGGCATGGAGTTCAAACTCATCGAGCCCGAAGAG gtGGCTCGTCGTTGGGGGATCCAGAAGAACCGTCCAGCGATGAACTATGACAAGCTGAGCCGTTCTCTGCGCTACTACTACGAGAAGGGCATCATGCAGAAG GTGGCTGGCGAGCGGTACGTCTACAAgtttgtgtgtgaccctgaggctCTCTTCTCCATGGCCTTCCCTGATAACCAGAGGCCCGCTCTGAAGCCGGACCCAGATTGCCCCCAGCCTGAGGAAGACACGCTGCCCCTCACACACTATGAGGAGGGCGCCCCCTACCTGCTGGAGGCTGACCAGTGTGTGGGTGGGGGCCTGCCGTATGAGGGTTATGTATACTGA
- the LOC117403066 gene encoding ETS translocation variant 5-like isoform X3 has product MDGFYDQQVPFMVPTSCPAEESSSRQANDRKRKFLDTELAHDSEELFQDLSQLQEIWIAEGGCSSAHPSALTLPSQVPDDEQYVPDFQSDNLMFHGPPLTKIKREFHSPSSELSSCSREQSLGAPYRERCLYSYSAYDRKPPTGFKTLTPPSTPVSPCSSSHTPGTHPLHGQTPPPVTAHNPLQEQTPPPAHSQRTHPLHTQTLPFAVPHPPLTHTEGQYGSEHRFQRQMSEPCLPCPPYPPQTHSTVSRDCRPPYHRQMSEPLVPAPPQGFKQEMSDPRYAEQGVPAMGPPQPAFQHPMNIKQEPRDYCFDSEVPNCQSSFRRGNFYNNHDTGFSYDSNPRLYYDDACVVPERLEGKVKQEPAVYREGPPYQRRGSLQLWQFLVTLLDDPTNGHFIAWTGRGMEFKLIEPEEVARRWGIQKNRPAMNYDKLSRSLRYYYEKGIMQKVAGERYVYKFVCDPEALFSMAFPDNQRPALKPDPDCPQPEEDTLPLTHYEEGAPYLLEADQCVGGGLPYEGYVY; this is encoded by the exons ATGGACGGATTTTATGACCAACAAGTCCCCTTCATGGTTCCTACGAGT TGTCCAGCCGAAGAGTCCAGCAGCAGACAGGCAAATGACAGAAAGCGGAAGTTTCTAGACACGGAGTTAGCCCATGACTCTGAAG aGTTGTTCCAGGACCTCAGTCAGCTGCAGGAGATCTGGATTGCTGAAGGTGGGTGCTCCTCTGCCCACCCCTCTGCTCTTACCCTCCCCT CTCAGGTTCCTGATGACGAGCAGTATGTCCCAGATTTCCAGTCTGATAACT TGATGTTCCATGGCCCCCCCCTCACTAAGATCAAGCGTGAGTTCCACAGCCCCTCCTCCGAGCTCTCCTCCTGCAGTCGTGAGCAGAGCCTTGGTGCTCCCTACAGGGAGAGGTGCCTTTACAGCTACAG TGCCTATGACAGGAAGCCCCCCACTGGGTTTAAGACGCTAACTCCACCCTCGACTCCAGTGTCACCATGCAGCTCCAGCCACACTCCAGGGACACACCCCCTCCACGGACAGACTCCGCCCCCAGTCACTGCACACAATCCTCTGCAAGAACAGACTCCGCCTCCAGCTCACTCCCAGAGGACACACCCACTGCACACTCAGACCCTGCCCTTCGCAGTGCCCCATCCACCTCTGACACACACTGAGGGGCAGTATGGCTCCGAGCACAG gTTTCAAAGACAGATGTCCGAGCCCTGCTTGCCTTGCCCCCCCTACCCACCCCAGACCCACAGCACAGTGTCCCGGGACTGCAGGCCCCCCTATCATCGCCAGATGTCCGAGCCCCTGGTACCCGCGCCTCCTCAGGGCTTCAAACAGGAGATGTCTGACCCTCGCTATGCTGAGCAGGGGGTGCCTGCCATGGGGCCCCCCCAGCCAGCCTTCCAGCACCCCATGAACATCAAGCAGGAGCCCCGAGACTACTGCTTCGACTCCG AAGTGCCTAACTGCCAGTCCTCGTTCAGGAGAGGGAATTTCTACAACAACCACGACA CAGGTTTCTCTTATGACAGTAACCCCCGCCTCTACTACGATGATGCCTGTGTTGTACCAGAGAGACTCGAGG GCAAGGTGAAGCAGGAGCCGGCTGTCTACCGCGAGGGGCCCCCCTATCAGCGGCGTGGCTCCCTGCAGCTCTGGCAGTTCCTGGTCACGCTGCTGGATGACCCCACCAACGGTCACTTCATCGCCTGGACTGGCCGCGGCATGGAGTTCAAACTCATCGAGCCCGAAGAG gtGGCTCGTCGTTGGGGGATCCAGAAGAACCGTCCAGCGATGAACTATGACAAGCTGAGCCGTTCTCTGCGCTACTACTACGAGAAGGGCATCATGCAGAAG GTGGCTGGCGAGCGGTACGTCTACAAgtttgtgtgtgaccctgaggctCTCTTCTCCATGGCCTTCCCTGATAACCAGAGGCCCGCTCTGAAGCCGGACCCAGATTGCCCCCAGCCTGAGGAAGACACGCTGCCCCTCACACACTATGAGGAGGGCGCCCCCTACCTGCTGGAGGCTGACCAGTGTGTGGGTGGGGGCCTGCCGTATGAGGGTTATGTATACTGA
- the LOC117403066 gene encoding ETS translocation variant 5-like isoform X7, whose amino-acid sequence MDGFYDQQVPFMVPTSCPAEESSSRQANDRKRKFLDTELAHDSEELFQDLSQLQEIWIAEGGCSSAHPSALTLPSQVPDDEQYVPDFQSDNLMFHGPPLTKIKREFHSPSSELSSCSREQSLGAPYRERCLYSYSAYDRKPPTGFKTLTPPSTPVSPCSSSHTPGTHPLHGQTPPPVTAHNPLQEQTPPPAHSQRTHPLHTQTLPFAVPHPPLTHTEGQYGSEHRFQRQMSEPCLPCPPYPPQTHSTVSRDCRPPYHRQMSEPLVPAPPQGFKQEMSDPRYAEQGVPAMGPPQPAFQHPMNIKQEPRDYCFDSEVPNCQSSFRRGNFYNNHDSFSYDSNPRLYYDDACVVPERLEGKVKQEPAVYREGPPYQRRGSLQLWQFLVTLLDDPTNGHFIAWTGRGMEFKLIEPEEVARRWGIQKNRPAMNYDKLSRSLRYYYEKGIMQKVAGERYVYKFVCDPEALFSMAFPDNQRPALKPDPDCPQPEEDTLPLTHYEEGAPYLLEADQCVGGGLPYEGYVY is encoded by the exons ATGGACGGATTTTATGACCAACAAGTCCCCTTCATGGTTCCTACGAGT TGTCCAGCCGAAGAGTCCAGCAGCAGACAGGCAAATGACAGAAAGCGGAAGTTTCTAGACACGGAGTTAGCCCATGACTCTGAAG aGTTGTTCCAGGACCTCAGTCAGCTGCAGGAGATCTGGATTGCTGAAGGTGGGTGCTCCTCTGCCCACCCCTCTGCTCTTACCCTCCCCT CTCAGGTTCCTGATGACGAGCAGTATGTCCCAGATTTCCAGTCTGATAACT TGATGTTCCATGGCCCCCCCCTCACTAAGATCAAGCGTGAGTTCCACAGCCCCTCCTCCGAGCTCTCCTCCTGCAGTCGTGAGCAGAGCCTTGGTGCTCCCTACAGGGAGAGGTGCCTTTACAGCTACAG TGCCTATGACAGGAAGCCCCCCACTGGGTTTAAGACGCTAACTCCACCCTCGACTCCAGTGTCACCATGCAGCTCCAGCCACACTCCAGGGACACACCCCCTCCACGGACAGACTCCGCCCCCAGTCACTGCACACAATCCTCTGCAAGAACAGACTCCGCCTCCAGCTCACTCCCAGAGGACACACCCACTGCACACTCAGACCCTGCCCTTCGCAGTGCCCCATCCACCTCTGACACACACTGAGGGGCAGTATGGCTCCGAGCACAG gTTTCAAAGACAGATGTCCGAGCCCTGCTTGCCTTGCCCCCCCTACCCACCCCAGACCCACAGCACAGTGTCCCGGGACTGCAGGCCCCCCTATCATCGCCAGATGTCCGAGCCCCTGGTACCCGCGCCTCCTCAGGGCTTCAAACAGGAGATGTCTGACCCTCGCTATGCTGAGCAGGGGGTGCCTGCCATGGGGCCCCCCCAGCCAGCCTTCCAGCACCCCATGAACATCAAGCAGGAGCCCCGAGACTACTGCTTCGACTCCG AAGTGCCTAACTGCCAGTCCTCGTTCAGGAGAGGGAATTTCTACAACAACCACGACA GTTTCTCTTATGACAGTAACCCCCGCCTCTACTACGATGATGCCTGTGTTGTACCAGAGAGACTCGAGG GCAAGGTGAAGCAGGAGCCGGCTGTCTACCGCGAGGGGCCCCCCTATCAGCGGCGTGGCTCCCTGCAGCTCTGGCAGTTCCTGGTCACGCTGCTGGATGACCCCACCAACGGTCACTTCATCGCCTGGACTGGCCGCGGCATGGAGTTCAAACTCATCGAGCCCGAAGAG gtGGCTCGTCGTTGGGGGATCCAGAAGAACCGTCCAGCGATGAACTATGACAAGCTGAGCCGTTCTCTGCGCTACTACTACGAGAAGGGCATCATGCAGAAG GTGGCTGGCGAGCGGTACGTCTACAAgtttgtgtgtgaccctgaggctCTCTTCTCCATGGCCTTCCCTGATAACCAGAGGCCCGCTCTGAAGCCGGACCCAGATTGCCCCCAGCCTGAGGAAGACACGCTGCCCCTCACACACTATGAGGAGGGCGCCCCCTACCTGCTGGAGGCTGACCAGTGTGTGGGTGGGGGCCTGCCGTATGAGGGTTATGTATACTGA
- the LOC117403066 gene encoding ETS translocation variant 5-like isoform X6 — translation MDGFYDQQVPFMVPTSCPAEESSSRQANDRKRKFLDTELAHDSEELFQDLSQLQEIWIAEAQVPDDEQYVPDFQSDNLMFHGPPLTKIKREFHSPSSELSSCSREQSLGAPYRERCLYSYSAYDRKPPTGFKTLTPPSTPVSPCSSSHTPGTHPLHGQTPPPVTAHNPLQEQTPPPAHSQRTHPLHTQTLPFAVPHPPLTHTEGQYGSEHRFQRQMSEPCLPCPPYPPQTHSTVSRDCRPPYHRQMSEPLVPAPPQGFKQEMSDPRYAEQGVPAMGPPQPAFQHPMNIKQEPRDYCFDSEVPNCQSSFRRGNFYNNHDSFSYDSNPRLYYDDACVVPERLEGKVKQEPAVYREGPPYQRRGSLQLWQFLVTLLDDPTNGHFIAWTGRGMEFKLIEPEEVARRWGIQKNRPAMNYDKLSRSLRYYYEKGIMQKVAGERYVYKFVCDPEALFSMAFPDNQRPALKPDPDCPQPEEDTLPLTHYEEGAPYLLEADQCVGGGLPYEGYVY, via the exons ATGGACGGATTTTATGACCAACAAGTCCCCTTCATGGTTCCTACGAGT TGTCCAGCCGAAGAGTCCAGCAGCAGACAGGCAAATGACAGAAAGCGGAAGTTTCTAGACACGGAGTTAGCCCATGACTCTGAAG aGTTGTTCCAGGACCTCAGTCAGCTGCAGGAGATCTGGATTGCTGAAG CTCAGGTTCCTGATGACGAGCAGTATGTCCCAGATTTCCAGTCTGATAACT TGATGTTCCATGGCCCCCCCCTCACTAAGATCAAGCGTGAGTTCCACAGCCCCTCCTCCGAGCTCTCCTCCTGCAGTCGTGAGCAGAGCCTTGGTGCTCCCTACAGGGAGAGGTGCCTTTACAGCTACAG TGCCTATGACAGGAAGCCCCCCACTGGGTTTAAGACGCTAACTCCACCCTCGACTCCAGTGTCACCATGCAGCTCCAGCCACACTCCAGGGACACACCCCCTCCACGGACAGACTCCGCCCCCAGTCACTGCACACAATCCTCTGCAAGAACAGACTCCGCCTCCAGCTCACTCCCAGAGGACACACCCACTGCACACTCAGACCCTGCCCTTCGCAGTGCCCCATCCACCTCTGACACACACTGAGGGGCAGTATGGCTCCGAGCACAG gTTTCAAAGACAGATGTCCGAGCCCTGCTTGCCTTGCCCCCCCTACCCACCCCAGACCCACAGCACAGTGTCCCGGGACTGCAGGCCCCCCTATCATCGCCAGATGTCCGAGCCCCTGGTACCCGCGCCTCCTCAGGGCTTCAAACAGGAGATGTCTGACCCTCGCTATGCTGAGCAGGGGGTGCCTGCCATGGGGCCCCCCCAGCCAGCCTTCCAGCACCCCATGAACATCAAGCAGGAGCCCCGAGACTACTGCTTCGACTCCG AAGTGCCTAACTGCCAGTCCTCGTTCAGGAGAGGGAATTTCTACAACAACCACGACA GTTTCTCTTATGACAGTAACCCCCGCCTCTACTACGATGATGCCTGTGTTGTACCAGAGAGACTCGAGG GCAAGGTGAAGCAGGAGCCGGCTGTCTACCGCGAGGGGCCCCCCTATCAGCGGCGTGGCTCCCTGCAGCTCTGGCAGTTCCTGGTCACGCTGCTGGATGACCCCACCAACGGTCACTTCATCGCCTGGACTGGCCGCGGCATGGAGTTCAAACTCATCGAGCCCGAAGAG gtGGCTCGTCGTTGGGGGATCCAGAAGAACCGTCCAGCGATGAACTATGACAAGCTGAGCCGTTCTCTGCGCTACTACTACGAGAAGGGCATCATGCAGAAG GTGGCTGGCGAGCGGTACGTCTACAAgtttgtgtgtgaccctgaggctCTCTTCTCCATGGCCTTCCCTGATAACCAGAGGCCCGCTCTGAAGCCGGACCCAGATTGCCCCCAGCCTGAGGAAGACACGCTGCCCCTCACACACTATGAGGAGGGCGCCCCCTACCTGCTGGAGGCTGACCAGTGTGTGGGTGGGGGCCTGCCGTATGAGGGTTATGTATACTGA
- the LOC117403066 gene encoding ETS translocation variant 5-like isoform X2, translated as MDGFYDQQVPFMVPTSCPAEESSSRQANDRKRKFLDTELAHDSEELFQDLSQLQEIWIAEGGCSSAHPSALTLPSQVPDDEQYVPDFQSDNLMFHGPPLTKIKREFHSPSSELSSCSREQSLGAPYRERCLYSYSSAYDRKPPTGFKTLTPPSTPVSPCSSSHTPGTHPLHGQTPPPVTAHNPLQEQTPPPAHSQRTHPLHTQTLPFAVPHPPLTHTEGQYGSEHRFQRQMSEPCLPCPPYPPQTHSTVSRDCRPPYHRQMSEPLVPAPPQGFKQEMSDPRYAEQGVPAMGPPQPAFQHPMNIKQEPRDYCFDSEVPNCQSSFRRGNFYNNHDSFSYDSNPRLYYDDACVVPERLEGKVKQEPAVYREGPPYQRRGSLQLWQFLVTLLDDPTNGHFIAWTGRGMEFKLIEPEEVARRWGIQKNRPAMNYDKLSRSLRYYYEKGIMQKVAGERYVYKFVCDPEALFSMAFPDNQRPALKPDPDCPQPEEDTLPLTHYEEGAPYLLEADQCVGGGLPYEGYVY; from the exons ATGGACGGATTTTATGACCAACAAGTCCCCTTCATGGTTCCTACGAGT TGTCCAGCCGAAGAGTCCAGCAGCAGACAGGCAAATGACAGAAAGCGGAAGTTTCTAGACACGGAGTTAGCCCATGACTCTGAAG aGTTGTTCCAGGACCTCAGTCAGCTGCAGGAGATCTGGATTGCTGAAGGTGGGTGCTCCTCTGCCCACCCCTCTGCTCTTACCCTCCCCT CTCAGGTTCCTGATGACGAGCAGTATGTCCCAGATTTCCAGTCTGATAACT TGATGTTCCATGGCCCCCCCCTCACTAAGATCAAGCGTGAGTTCCACAGCCCCTCCTCCGAGCTCTCCTCCTGCAGTCGTGAGCAGAGCCTTGGTGCTCCCTACAGGGAGAGGTGCCTTTACAGCTACAG cagTGCCTATGACAGGAAGCCCCCCACTGGGTTTAAGACGCTAACTCCACCCTCGACTCCAGTGTCACCATGCAGCTCCAGCCACACTCCAGGGACACACCCCCTCCACGGACAGACTCCGCCCCCAGTCACTGCACACAATCCTCTGCAAGAACAGACTCCGCCTCCAGCTCACTCCCAGAGGACACACCCACTGCACACTCAGACCCTGCCCTTCGCAGTGCCCCATCCACCTCTGACACACACTGAGGGGCAGTATGGCTCCGAGCACAG gTTTCAAAGACAGATGTCCGAGCCCTGCTTGCCTTGCCCCCCCTACCCACCCCAGACCCACAGCACAGTGTCCCGGGACTGCAGGCCCCCCTATCATCGCCAGATGTCCGAGCCCCTGGTACCCGCGCCTCCTCAGGGCTTCAAACAGGAGATGTCTGACCCTCGCTATGCTGAGCAGGGGGTGCCTGCCATGGGGCCCCCCCAGCCAGCCTTCCAGCACCCCATGAACATCAAGCAGGAGCCCCGAGACTACTGCTTCGACTCCG AAGTGCCTAACTGCCAGTCCTCGTTCAGGAGAGGGAATTTCTACAACAACCACGACA GTTTCTCTTATGACAGTAACCCCCGCCTCTACTACGATGATGCCTGTGTTGTACCAGAGAGACTCGAGG GCAAGGTGAAGCAGGAGCCGGCTGTCTACCGCGAGGGGCCCCCCTATCAGCGGCGTGGCTCCCTGCAGCTCTGGCAGTTCCTGGTCACGCTGCTGGATGACCCCACCAACGGTCACTTCATCGCCTGGACTGGCCGCGGCATGGAGTTCAAACTCATCGAGCCCGAAGAG gtGGCTCGTCGTTGGGGGATCCAGAAGAACCGTCCAGCGATGAACTATGACAAGCTGAGCCGTTCTCTGCGCTACTACTACGAGAAGGGCATCATGCAGAAG GTGGCTGGCGAGCGGTACGTCTACAAgtttgtgtgtgaccctgaggctCTCTTCTCCATGGCCTTCCCTGATAACCAGAGGCCCGCTCTGAAGCCGGACCCAGATTGCCCCCAGCCTGAGGAAGACACGCTGCCCCTCACACACTATGAGGAGGGCGCCCCCTACCTGCTGGAGGCTGACCAGTGTGTGGGTGGGGGCCTGCCGTATGAGGGTTATGTATACTGA